In one window of Macrobrachium nipponense isolate FS-2020 chromosome 2, ASM1510439v2, whole genome shotgun sequence DNA:
- the LOC135221113 gene encoding hemocyanin AA6 chain-like: protein MAKNGQRKVLDLFSRPFREKNESNILTSRSGGQPMPHLVLRSGGQPVPDLGAATNIPRGEIFSQFLSSHLEAAESLCEYLMRARDIDEFESMAEECRDLVNEQLFIYSLSFVILRKPELRKYRIPAIVEVLPSKFATQEMLQVAMTQVKKDPTGTDPIVIEKDFTGNPLKAEHKVAYWREDYGINSHHWHWHYAFPLRQEENRDRRGEIFFYMHQQMLARYDMERLCHGLNRTLALNGLREPIKDGYFSKLTVNNSGRPWGTRQDHTTLKDVSRVGRDIKISRLEMYYSRLMDAIRQRFMLDDQGKEVPLTDDPPTKESKRGIEILGDALEADERWSVNYPYYGNFHNLVHVLIAYSHDPDSAHNEENGVIGNSATAMRDPAFYRLHKLVDEIFQEYKMQQRPYTEEELGLPGIKVTKVGVLQDGNPNDLKTRWKQRDFEANRGLDFGRQGAILFRFTHLDHQPFDYHLQVQNTLTAEKEVTVRIFLAPTFDERGNKMSFMDQRLLWAEMDKFVVKLTPGENHLVRSSLDSSITAPEEATFRDLEAESGSSKEKIEFGQCGCGWPQHMLLPRGMPQGMHFQLFVMLTDYAVDKVDQVIRCRECSNAVSYCGILDSKFPDTRPMGFPFDRKTPEVNSGSKIENVGDLAAQFDNMLTEDIKITLSETN from the exons ATGGCCAAAAACGGGCAGAGAAAGGTTCTCGACCTCTTTTCCCGTCCGTTCAGAGAAAAGAATGAG AGCAATATTCTGACGTCGAGGTCAGGAGGTCAACCGATGCCTCATCTGGTTCTGAGGTCAGGAGGTCAGCCAGTGCCAGATCTCGGTGCCGCCACCAACATCCCAAGAGGAGAAATTTTCTCCCAGTTCCTCAGCTCGCATCTCGAAGCTGCGGAGAGCCTCTGTGAATATCTGATGA GAGCTCGAGATATAGACGAATTTGAAAGCATGGCCGAGGAATGCAGGGATCTTGTCAACGAGCAGTTGttcatctactctctctccttcgtCATCCTTCGGAAACCG GAATTGAGGAAATACCGTATACCGGCAATCGTCGAGGTCTTACCAAGCAAATTCGCTACGCAGGAGATGCTGCAGGTGGCGATGACGCAGGTTAAGAAGGATCCGACGGGG ACTGATCCTATCGTCATCGAGAAAGATTTTACGGGGAACCCTCTCAAGGCCGAGCACAAAGTGGCCTACTGGCGAGAAGACTATGGAATCAACTCACATCACTGGCACTGGCACTATGCCTTTCCTTTGCGGCAGGAAGAGAACAGGGATCGGAGAGGAGAAATCTTCTTCTACATGCACCAGCAGATGCTCGCCAG GTACGACATGGAGCGACTCTGTCATGGTCTCAACCGCACGTTAGCATTGAATGGCTTGCGAGAGCCCATTAAAGATGGGTATTTCTCTAAGCTGACTGTCAACAACTCTGGCAGGCCATGGGGCACGAGGCAAGACCATACCACGTTGAAG GACGTGAGCAGAGTTGGTAGAGACATCAAAATATCTCGTTTGGAAATGTACTATTCAAGACTCATGGATGCTATTCGCCAAAGATTTATGTTGGAT GATCAGGGGAAGGAAGTCCCACTGACTGATGACCCACCCACCAAAGAGTCCAAGAGGGGTATTGAGATTTTGGGAGATGCCCTGGAAGCAGATGAAAGGTGGAGCGTCAATTACCCTTACTACGGAAACTTCCACAACCTGGTCCATGTCCTCATCGCTTACAGCCACGATCCTGATTCTGCTCATaat GAAGAAAATGGTGTTATTGGAAACTCAGCTACAGCCATGAGGGACCCGGCCTTCTACAGGCTACACAAGCTTGTTGACGAAATCTTCCAAGAATACAAAATGCAACAAAGGCCTTACACCGAGGAAGAG CTGGGTCTGCCTGGCATCAAGGTCACCAAGGTAGGTGTTCTTCAGGACGGTAACCCCAATGACCTCAAAACCAGATGGAAGCAGAGGGACTTCGAAGCTAACAGAGGACTCGACTTCGGCCGCCAAGGTGCGATCCTCTTCAGGTTCACTCACTTGGATCACCAGCCATTTGATTACCATCTGCAGG TACAAAACACCCTAACGGCTGAGAAAGAGGTGACCGTCCGAATTTTCCTGGCTCCCACATTTGACGAGAGAGGAAACAAGATGAGCTTCATGGATCAGCGTCTTCTGTGGGCGGAGATGGACAAGTTTGTTGTGAAAT TGACACCAGGTGAAAACCATCTCGTAAGATCATCACTTGACTCTTCCATCACTGCACCTGAGGAAGCCACATTCAGGGATTTGGAGGCAGAGTCTG gatcatcaaaagaaaaaattgaatttgGTCAATGCGGTTGTGGGTGGCCCCAGCACATGCTTCTGCCTAGGGGCATGCCCCAAGGGATGCACTTCCAGCTCTTTGTGATGCTCACCGACTATGCAGTGGACAAG GTTGACCAAGTAATTCGATGCAGGGAGTGTTCCAACGCTGTCTCCTACTGCGGCATCCTAGACTCCAAATTCCCCGACACCCGTCCCATGGGATTCCCCTTCGATCGCAAGACCCCAGAGGTAAACTCTGGATCAAAGATTGAGAATGTAGGAGACTTGGCTGCGCAGTTCGATAATATGCTCACGGAAGACATCAAGATCACTCTCTCTGAGACCAACTGA